One region of Cytophagia bacterium CHB2 genomic DNA includes:
- a CDS encoding CoA-binding protein, protein MAWHDFIIDNDNVIRGMLKTSHVIAVVGIKDETRPHEAAHSVPAYLYSRGYKIIPVNPNYKSVFGIPCLASLEEIHEPVDIVQVFRAPKNIMPHALEALKMKPQPRVFWMQTGIRHQEAAHKLASYGIQVVQDHCMYMDHLRLLRAAA, encoded by the coding sequence ATGGCTTGGCACGACTTCATCATTGACAACGACAATGTCATCCGGGGTATGCTCAAAACCAGCCACGTCATTGCGGTGGTTGGCATCAAGGACGAAACGCGGCCGCATGAGGCGGCGCACAGTGTTCCCGCCTATCTGTATTCCCGCGGCTACAAAATCATTCCGGTGAATCCCAATTACAAATCGGTGTTCGGCATTCCCTGTCTTGCTTCACTCGAGGAGATTCACGAACCGGTCGACATTGTTCAGGTCTTTCGCGCGCCCAAGAACATCATGCCCCACGCGCTCGAGGCCCTCAAGATGAAGCCCCAACCCCGAGTTTTTTGGATGCAAACCGGCATCCGCCATCAAGAGGCGGCGCACAAGCTGGCGAGTTACGGCATTCAAGTCGTGCAAGATCATTGCATGTACATGGATCACCTGCGCCTGCTGCGCGCCGCGGCCTGA